In one Bufo gargarizans isolate SCDJY-AF-19 chromosome 11, ASM1485885v1, whole genome shotgun sequence genomic region, the following are encoded:
- the TMEM179 gene encoding transmembrane protein 179, with product MALNNFLFAQCTLYFLAFLFSFIAVVPLSENSADFHGKCLLFTEGMWLSGNVSLEREHLTVEEWGPESACRFSVFTGVLALLAAAVQAWRTLFFLCKGHQDSFFHAFLNLLISSFVVFVTFIASTIVSVGFNMWCDAITEKGSRPYSCEELQDRDLELNVENSSFYDQFAIAQFGLWAAWLSWLGITVLAFLKVYHNYRQEDLLDSLIQEKELLIGKSSSRSPLHDEKSGMI from the exons ATGGCGCTGAATAATTTCCTCTTCGCCCAGTGCACCCTGTATTTCCTGGCCTTCCTCTTCAGCTTCATCGCCGTGGTCCCCCTGTCTGAGAACAGCGCGGACTTCCACGGGAAATGTCTGCTGTTCACGGAGGGCATGTGGCTGAGCGGGAACGTCAGCCTGGAGCGGGAGCACCTCACGGTGGAGGAGTGGGGCCCGGAGTCCGCCTGCAGGTTCAGCGTCTTCACCGGGGTGCTGGCCCTGCTGGCCGCCGCCGTCCAGGCCTGGAGGACGCTCTTCTTCCTCTGCAAGGGTCACCAGGA CTCTTTCTTTCACGCCTTCCTGAATCTGCTGATCAGCTCCTTTGTGGTTTTTGTCACGTTTATTGCCAGCACCATTGTCAGCGTTGGGTTCAACATGTGGTGCGATGCCATTACCGAGAAGGGAAGCAGGCCCTACAG CTGTGAAGAACTCCAGGACCGAGATCTCGAGCTTAACGTGGAAAATTCATCCTTCTACGACCAATTTGCCATTGCACAG TTCGGACTATGGGCCGCTTGGCTGTCCTGGCTCGGTATTACAGTCCTTGCCTTCTTGAAGGTCTACCACAACTATCGCCAGGAAGACTTACTGGACAGCCTCATTCAAGAGAAGGAGCTCCTGATTGGGAAGTCGTCCTCAAGAAGTCCTCTTCATGACGAGAAGAGCGGTATGATTTGA